In Parageobacillus sp. KH3-4, the genomic window GGCGTAAAGCCAATTGCGAAAGGAAGTGTGTAACCTGTGCTCAGACAATTTCTTTGGGTGATTTTACCTTATATTTCCTTAACCATTTTTATCAGCGGGCATATTTGGCGTTACCAATACGATCAATTCGGCTGGACATCAAAATCGAGTGAAGTATTGGAAAAAAAACAGCTACGCCTCGGCAGCCTTCTCTTTCATTGGGGAATACTGTTTGTCTTTGTAGGGCATGTCATGGGAATTTTAATTCCTGAACCAGTTTACCAAACACTTGGCATATCGGAAGAAACATACCATCTTATTGCTCTTGCCGGCGGCATTCCGGCAGGACTGCTCGCTTTCATCGGGCTTATCATCCTCATTCGCCGGCGCATAACAGTAAAACGCGTGCGGGCAACAAGCAGCCGCGGCGACTGGATCGCTCTCTTCTTCCTTGCGGTTGTCATCCTAACCGGCCTTTCTTCTACGCTGTTCAATATCGATTCGAACGGCTTTGATTACCGGGCAACAATCGGGCCATGGTTTCGCAGCATCCTAGCGCTCCGGCCAAATCCAGCCTATATGGAGCAAGTCCCAATCATATTTCAAATTCATGTGATTGCGGCGTTAGGCATTTTCGCCGTTTGGCCGTTTACACGGCTCGTACATGTGTTTAGCTTTCCGCTTCGCTACTTGCGCCGAAGCTATGTCGTGTACCGCAAACGCATGCCAAAACAAGCGAAGCAGACGTATAACATTCATTGATCGCAACATGTCCGAATCCCCTTTCACATATAATTCCGAATCTCCCGCCTCTTTTCTTACAGAGGCGAGAGATTTTTTGCGTGTATGTAAAACGGGATGTACCTGTTATCAAGGAGACATCCCGTTTTTTTCTCATATTTGGTTTATTTTTTCCGCCAATTCTTCTTTTTCTTCGGCGGACAGCAGGCGTTCAGCCATCGGAAACAACACATTTTCTTCTTTCATAAAGTGTTCCGCTAAAATATGATAAGCGTCGATCACCACATTGGCGAGCGCCGCCGCACTGTCGCGGTCGACCGTTGCCGGAAGCTCCGCGGTTTCCGCTAAAAAGGAAGCAAGCCGCTGCTTCGCCTGATCATGTTCATACTCCATGACGGCAATCGGGCCGGATGTTCTTCCGATATATTGCGCCATCATTGGAAACAGCACACCTTCTTCCCGCTCGGAGTGCGGATCTAGTTCATTCACAAATGCCTGTACACTTTCCCGCAACGCAAGCAACCGTTCCCGCCAATTTTGCTCTTCCTTGTCGCCGACGATTGCTTGTGCCCGTTCCAACAGGCGCTGTTTTTGTTCACGCAACGGTCCGTGTTCCTGTTTTAAACGCTGCAAACCTGCGCATAGCTTCACTTCTTCCTGTCCACCCATATGGCAGCAAAATGAATGCATCTTCCATCCCTCCTATTGTTTCTTTGCCATGATTGTACCTTGTTTTTCGCAAATACGTTGTGAGCGATATCACACCATTCGCAAATAAAAACATCACGCAAAAGAGTCTCCTGCGTGATCGTTCCGCGCTTTTATCAATAAGAACGTCGTGCTTCGCTTTCCGAACGCGCCATTCACACTCTACCTCTTGCTCTAATCTAGTAAAAGATCGCGGCTTTCCTCTTTTAGTAAATGCTTCGTTTTTCCCATATATTTCAACCTTTCGCTTAAACGGAATGCGGCGATTTTTCTCTTTCGTATCATATGTAATCTTCGTTTTTCCGCGTTGAATAGGACATTTGCGAGCCGGTGTTTATATCTCCCTTCATTGTCATACTCAATAAGCATTAATTTATTGGTTGTGCAGGGCGGCTCCGGTGACGAGCCCATTTCGATGTCCGTGCCGCCCGCCGGCGCCTGTGACCATCATAAAATGCTTACGTATAATAAAAAACGCTTAAGGAATCGTGTCCTTAAGCGCTGTCTATGTGAAAGCGGTCATGTTATACATAGTCTGGAAATAAAATGTTTTATTTCTGCAACTGGCGTTCGAAATATTGCGATAACGTCACAATCATTGCCCCCATCCTCTCCAGTTCCGGGGCAACAACGCGGGCAATCCCTTCCTCTTGGAGCGCTTCCGCCGTTACTTTTCCGACCGCACACGCGATCACATCTTCATTCAATGCTCTCCGGAACAATTCAATATCCTTTTGTTCTTTTACAAATGAAAATAAAAAGCGAACTTGGATTGCCGCCGTAAAACAAACGGCATCCACTTCCCGATGAACGACTTCCTCATACAGCTTTTCGAGCACTTCCCTATCCGGAGCGACATGGCGGTATGGAAG contains:
- the narI gene encoding respiratory nitrate reductase subunit gamma encodes the protein MLRQFLWVILPYISLTIFISGHIWRYQYDQFGWTSKSSEVLEKKQLRLGSLLFHWGILFVFVGHVMGILIPEPVYQTLGISEETYHLIALAGGIPAGLLAFIGLIILIRRRITVKRVRATSSRGDWIALFFLAVVILTGLSSTLFNIDSNGFDYRATIGPWFRSILALRPNPAYMEQVPIIFQIHVIAALGIFAVWPFTRLVHVFSFPLRYLRRSYVVYRKRMPKQAKQTYNIH
- a CDS encoding hemerythrin domain-containing protein, producing the protein MHSFCCHMGGQEEVKLCAGLQRLKQEHGPLREQKQRLLERAQAIVGDKEEQNWRERLLALRESVQAFVNELDPHSEREEGVLFPMMAQYIGRTSGPIAVMEYEHDQAKQRLASFLAETAELPATVDRDSAAALANVVIDAYHILAEHFMKEENVLFPMAERLLSAEEKEELAEKINQI